From the genome of Cognaticolwellia beringensis, one region includes:
- a CDS encoding outer membrane beta-barrel protein, with product MKKSNKSLLRITSVSIALLTAGFSHAKTDLTDELSVIGQFDAFYRSDSNAVIEQQLKTTEFQLDFDYNHADSGFSAHLEIEGARGQYGGTVRTEGAFIGYRTSDNLNFKIGNFISPAGYEGAEPWDRKTRITAFGGVYSYLQNGVAAQYQKGIFSLYGAVVDGAWTGDNDFSTPSYELNFGLNLENFVMRLGYAYEEYDNSADSSLPDQDRTMINLWGQYTLDNLLLAVEYNVFDEMNRVTTDPAVTLWKGDNLMLFASYTLSPKWSVGLRYSMTEYDDLSGNMVQDSSEVTLTPRYQILSGDINWEIRADLRLQDGDELVNGILDGTVFELGTTVKF from the coding sequence ATGAAAAAGTCGAATAAAAGTTTATTAAGAATAACCTCAGTTTCCATTGCATTATTAACAGCAGGATTCTCCCATGCGAAAACTGATCTTACTGATGAGTTATCTGTAATTGGCCAGTTTGATGCTTTTTACAGATCAGATAGCAATGCAGTAATAGAACAACAATTAAAAACAACAGAGTTTCAACTTGATTTTGACTATAATCATGCAGATTCAGGCTTCTCAGCTCATCTTGAAATTGAGGGAGCAAGAGGTCAGTACGGTGGCACAGTAAGAACTGAAGGCGCTTTTATTGGCTATAGGACAAGTGATAATTTAAATTTTAAAATAGGTAATTTCATTTCCCCAGCAGGTTACGAAGGAGCTGAACCTTGGGATCGTAAAACACGAATAACTGCTTTTGGTGGTGTTTATTCATATTTGCAAAATGGTGTTGCCGCGCAATACCAAAAAGGCATCTTTAGTTTATACGGTGCAGTGGTTGATGGTGCCTGGACAGGAGACAATGACTTTAGTACACCAAGTTATGAATTGAACTTTGGTTTAAACCTTGAAAATTTCGTTATGCGCTTAGGTTACGCATATGAAGAGTATGATAATAGTGCTGACTCATCACTGCCAGATCAAGATCGAACAATGATCAACTTATGGGGGCAATATACTCTAGATAACCTATTATTAGCGGTAGAATACAATGTCTTTGACGAAATGAATAGAGTGACAACAGATCCAGCCGTTACCCTTTGGAAAGGTGATAACTTAATGTTGTTTGCCAGCTACACTCTATCTCCTAAGTGGTCGGTAGGCCTTCGTTATTCAATGACTGAATACGATGATCTTAGTGGTAATATGGTACAAGACAGTAGTGAAGTGACATTAACACCACGCTATCAAATTTTATCTGGTGATATTAATTGGGAGATTAGAGCGGATTTAAGACTACAAGATGGTGATGAATTAGTTAATGGTATTCTTGATGGAACAGTTTTTGAATTAGGAACAACCGTTAAGTTTTAA
- a CDS encoding GntR family transcriptional regulator encodes MNNKTNKNNEESIYDQILGAIFERKLLPGTRLKEEELCDIFGISRGKIRKVLHRLALENLVETIPNSGSFIAKPSIKESKEVFQARLIIESELIRELAQQFTPEKRAVLEEHLTREQSAHNAGNHNLRIRLSGEYHLLIGKLLDKTVLTELLRGIISRTSLIIALYERQKSNSGHLATEPCHDHQALINALDEGDADKAVALMRTHLLDIQNMLNLDPPPEESVNIKNIFTGQ; translated from the coding sequence ATGAACAATAAAACTAATAAAAACAATGAAGAATCAATCTATGACCAGATTTTAGGCGCTATATTTGAGCGTAAACTACTGCCCGGAACTCGATTAAAAGAAGAAGAGCTTTGTGATATTTTTGGTATAAGTCGTGGAAAAATCAGAAAGGTATTGCATCGTCTGGCCCTTGAAAATCTAGTCGAAACAATTCCCAATAGTGGGTCTTTCATTGCAAAACCCAGTATTAAAGAATCTAAAGAAGTATTTCAAGCTCGATTAATAATTGAATCTGAGCTAATCAGAGAATTAGCGCAACAGTTTACGCCAGAAAAACGTGCAGTACTCGAAGAGCACCTTACCCGTGAACAAAGTGCTCATAATGCTGGAAATCATAACCTGCGCATAAGATTATCAGGAGAGTATCATTTGTTAATTGGTAAGCTCTTAGATAAGACTGTATTAACTGAATTATTACGGGGTATTATCTCTCGTACTTCATTAATCATTGCGCTATATGAACGCCAAAAATCGAATAGCGGCCACCTTGCTACAGAACCTTGTCATGATCACCAAGCTTTAATTAATGCTCTTGATGAAGGTGATGCTGATAAAGCTGTAGCCCTTATGAGAACTCACCTTTTAGATATACAAAATATGCTAAACCTTGATCCTCCACCAGAAGAATCTGTAAATATTAAGAATATATTCACCGGCCAGTAA